The following are encoded in a window of Chitinophagaceae bacterium genomic DNA:
- a CDS encoding WG repeat-containing protein, translating to MKKILLLFLAFPVLDSYSQKWEKNYEFVDNCICGLSKVKKNGKIGYVTKDGAEVIKPQYSDGLAFNEGYTAVRMDSKWMYFDSTGKAITDAVYEDAMSFKNGLAAVAKNNLYGYINVSGQVVIPFQYSNARSFSEGLAPAANAKGYWGFIDTKGEWAVKPFYDFTGEFENGEARVMKGDKTFYIDRQNKVLHD from the coding sequence ATGAAAAAGATACTGTTACTGTTCCTGGCATTCCCGGTACTGGACAGTTATTCACAAAAATGGGAAAAGAATTACGAGTTCGTGGACAACTGCATCTGTGGCCTTTCCAAGGTTAAAAAGAACGGCAAGATCGGGTATGTTACCAAAGACGGTGCGGAGGTCATCAAACCGCAATATTCCGATGGGCTTGCATTCAATGAAGGATACACCGCCGTTCGCATGGATTCGAAATGGATGTATTTCGACAGCACCGGCAAGGCCATTACCGATGCCGTATATGAAGATGCCATGAGTTTTAAAAACGGCCTGGCTGCCGTGGCCAAAAACAACCTGTATGGATACATCAATGTGTCCGGCCAGGTGGTGATCCCGTTCCAGTATTCCAATGCCCGCAGTTTTTCTGAGGGCCTGGCCCCTGCCGCCAATGCCAAAGGTTATTGGGGTTTTATTGATACCAAAGGCGAATGGGCCGTTAAGCCTTTCTATGATTTCACCGGTGAATTTGAGAACGGGGAAGCCCGGGTGATGAAGGGCGACAAGACCTTTTATATTGACCGGCAGAACAAAGTGCTGCATGATTAA
- a CDS encoding dCMP deaminase family protein, whose protein sequence is MNDRTLSPCLKNSYIRTFNKPTVLKKRQDYISWDEYFMGVALLSACRSKDPNTQVGACIVNDKNKIVGAGYNGLPIGCDDDEFPWEKEGDFLQTKYPYICHAELNAILNNIGMDLKGCKIYTALFPCNECTKAIIQAGISEVIYLSDKYEGSDVFKASKFMLDKAGVRYRKVKAKMNSIRLSFDEKDV, encoded by the coding sequence ATGAATGATCGAACTTTATCTCCCTGCCTCAAAAATTCTTACATTCGTACGTTCAATAAACCAACCGTTTTGAAAAAGAGACAGGACTATATTTCGTGGGATGAATACTTTATGGGGGTGGCGCTGCTGAGTGCCTGCCGCAGCAAGGACCCCAACACACAGGTTGGCGCCTGTATCGTGAATGATAAGAACAAGATCGTGGGTGCCGGCTACAACGGCCTGCCCATTGGCTGCGATGATGATGAATTTCCCTGGGAGAAGGAAGGCGATTTTTTGCAGACGAAATATCCGTATATCTGCCATGCTGAACTGAATGCTATCTTAAACAATATCGGTATGGACTTAAAGGGTTGTAAAATTTATACCGCACTGTTTCCTTGTAACGAATGTACCAAGGCCATTATACAGGCCGGCATCAGCGAAGTGATCTACCTTTCCGATAAATATGAAGGATCGGATGTTTTTAAAGCATCTAAGTTCATGCTTGATAAAGCCGGTGTAAGGTATCGTAAGGTAAAGGCAAAGATGAACAGCATCCGTTTGTCGTTTGATGAGAAGGATGTTTGA
- the hutH gene encoding histidine ammonia-lyase yields the protein MSDHHLYIDEHTTDLHRLKEMLFSNNPISISAEAISRIRKCRDYLDTKLNNSDELFYGINTGFGFLQNVQIDKAQLQQLQSNLIKSHACGMGEEVPADIVKGMIALKIRSLSYGHSGVQVETVQRLMDMYNNDVLPVVYTQGSLGASGDLAPLSHLSLPLLGLGKVNHAGKKMPAADALKKLNWKPIELKSKEGLALINGTQFMSAYGMHNLVQCNRLIRWANIIAAISFDAFDCTTQPLLENIHAIRSHQGQVDTAATLRELLKGSEIAGRKKSQVQDAYSFRCIPQVHGATKDTFGHVLNVFIKEINSVTDNPNIFPDDDLIVSGGNFHGQPLALALDFLSIAMSELASISERRTYQLISGQRGLPLFLVKDPGLHSGLMIPQYTAAGIVSENKQLCTPSSVDSIPSSNNQEDHVSMGANGATKCKRVVDNVEKVLAIELLTAVQALEYRRPLRTSATLERIVTAFRKEVSFNHSDRVLHEDMMRAVEFINQFED from the coding sequence ATGAGTGACCACCATTTATACATCGACGAACACACAACTGATCTTCACCGGTTAAAAGAGATGCTTTTTTCCAATAACCCGATCAGTATTTCTGCCGAAGCCATCAGTCGCATCCGGAAATGCAGGGATTACCTAGATACCAAACTCAATAATTCGGATGAACTGTTTTATGGCATCAATACCGGCTTTGGCTTTTTGCAGAATGTACAGATCGACAAGGCACAATTGCAGCAACTGCAAAGCAATCTCATCAAATCGCATGCATGCGGCATGGGGGAGGAAGTACCGGCGGATATTGTAAAGGGGATGATCGCCCTGAAGATACGGTCACTCAGCTACGGGCATTCGGGTGTACAGGTGGAAACGGTGCAGCGGCTGATGGATATGTACAACAATGATGTGTTGCCGGTGGTCTATACCCAGGGCTCATTGGGCGCTTCCGGTGACCTGGCGCCACTCAGCCACTTAAGTCTTCCCCTGCTCGGGCTGGGCAAGGTTAACCATGCAGGCAAAAAAATGCCTGCTGCGGATGCACTGAAAAAATTAAACTGGAAGCCCATTGAATTAAAAAGCAAGGAAGGGCTGGCACTCATCAACGGCACCCAGTTCATGAGCGCATATGGAATGCATAACCTGGTTCAGTGCAACCGGCTGATACGCTGGGCCAATATCATAGCTGCCATCAGTTTCGATGCATTTGACTGCACCACGCAACCGCTGCTTGAGAATATTCATGCCATCCGTTCCCACCAGGGCCAGGTAGACACGGCAGCAACGCTCCGTGAACTTTTAAAAGGCAGCGAGATCGCCGGCCGGAAAAAATCACAGGTGCAGGATGCATATTCCTTCCGCTGCATACCCCAGGTACATGGGGCCACAAAAGATACATTCGGTCATGTGCTGAATGTATTCATCAAAGAGATCAATTCGGTGACCGATAATCCAAATATCTTTCCCGATGATGACCTGATCGTAAGCGGGGGAAATTTTCACGGGCAGCCATTGGCGCTGGCCCTCGACTTTTTATCGATTGCCATGAGTGAACTGGCCAGCATTTCAGAAAGAAGGACCTACCAGCTTATCAGCGGGCAAAGAGGATTGCCGTTGTTCCTGGTAAAAGATCCGGGACTTCATTCCGGCCTGATGATACCGCAATACACGGCGGCGGGTATTGTAAGTGAGAACAAACAATTGTGCACACCATCTTCTGTCGATTCTATTCCATCCAGCAATAACCAGGAAGACCACGTGAGCATGGGCGCCAACGGGGCAACAAAATGCAAGCGGGTGGTGGACAATGTGGAGAAGGTACTGGCGATCGAATTACTCACGGCTGTGCAGGCACTGGAATACCGCAGGCCATTGAGAACATCCGCAACACTTGAGAGAATTGTAACTGCTTTCCGGAAAGAAGTTTCCTTCAACCACAGCGACCGGGTCCTGCACGAGGATATGATGAGGGCCGTAGAGTTTATAAACCAATTTGAAGATTAA
- a CDS encoding PrsW family intramembrane metalloprotease, giving the protein MGLLALAIAPGIAICLFIYFKDKYNKEPFSLLLWLFILGMFSVIPAFFAETALTKPVERLVGESVFNTALFSYIIVGLSEEMSKFLVLRYYAFSRRSFDDPFDGIVYAVMVGMGFATLENIGYVSTYGFGTAITRMFLSVPAHASFAVLMGYHVGLAKFDPARRSRFLVLAVFWPVLFHGTFDFFLFLGNTWLHFLGALVSFVVAVRLSFKLIRRKQNISKDHHAGIDSITGNNHDII; this is encoded by the coding sequence ATGGGATTATTAGCCCTCGCCATAGCTCCCGGTATTGCCATCTGCCTGTTCATTTATTTTAAGGACAAATACAATAAAGAACCTTTTAGTTTATTGCTCTGGTTGTTCATCCTGGGTATGTTCAGTGTCATTCCTGCTTTTTTTGCCGAAACCGCCCTTACCAAACCGGTGGAAAGGCTGGTGGGTGAAAGCGTTTTTAATACGGCCCTTTTCTCCTACATCATTGTAGGCCTCAGCGAGGAAATGAGCAAGTTCCTGGTGTTGCGGTATTATGCTTTCAGCCGCAGGTCCTTTGACGATCCTTTCGATGGCATTGTTTATGCAGTGATGGTGGGAATGGGTTTTGCCACACTGGAAAATATCGGTTACGTCAGCACCTATGGCTTCGGCACTGCCATAACAAGAATGTTCTTATCTGTTCCTGCCCATGCCAGTTTTGCCGTGCTGATGGGTTACCATGTGGGGCTTGCAAAATTTGACCCGGCCCGGCGAAGCAGGTTCCTGGTACTGGCTGTATTCTGGCCCGTACTTTTTCACGGCACTTTCGATTTCTTTTTATTTCTCGGAAATACATGGCTTCATTTCCTCGGGGCATTGGTATCTTTTGTAGTGGCTGTACGTTTATCGTTCAAACTCATCCGCAGGAAACAAAATATCTCCAAAGACCATCATGCGGGGATCGATTCCATTACCGGCAACAACCACGATATAATTTAA
- a CDS encoding M20/M25/M40 family metallo-hydrolase, which produces MKKYFLVICSLAALTATAQQIKIEKNIQQAMNRIDTNTIRSHIAYLADDRLKGRLPGTEGYQLAVDYVIGQYKQIGIAPRGDDGGFTQKLVLRKSIVNNSSAVAVLKDKNGNIDSLVFVKDFSPLPHPLNQAASAEGQLVFAGYGIEIPGKYSDYTGIDVKGKIVIVLAGAPDGLSSTLTAHFSNGGNKLNTAFNKGAVGIIAVNPNARPSANLSPVLQSNVALNPDKSVAYGRGFTGNLNGVLAGSRQLFNRLLMNSGKNIEQLLADIKKGKNASLELPYSISFSYSTTHSDFESYNVIGLIPGSDKNLKNEYVVHSAHLDHVGIGRAVNGDSIYNGAHDNASGVASLLEIARVYRSSGAKPKRSILIVMVTAEEMGLLGSSYFAANPTVPAASIVADVNTDMPTVIAPLLSVVPLGAEHSSIMGNVQFAAGYLGLDVEKDPEPNENRFVRSDQYSFVVNGIPALHIKYGNKSNVPGFDMVAFVKQWRAKYYHQAADGMDGIFNFTAAKTYVQLNFLISYSIAQTPQRPVWNKGDLFAVSR; this is translated from the coding sequence ATGAAAAAATATTTCCTGGTTATCTGCAGCCTGGCTGCCCTTACAGCAACTGCACAGCAAATTAAAATTGAAAAGAATATTCAGCAGGCCATGAACAGGATCGATACCAATACGATCCGTTCCCATATTGCCTATTTAGCAGATGACCGGCTAAAAGGCCGGTTGCCCGGAACAGAAGGCTACCAGCTGGCAGTGGATTATGTGATCGGCCAGTACAAACAGATCGGCATAGCTCCCCGTGGCGACGATGGCGGCTTTACCCAAAAACTGGTGCTCAGGAAATCCATCGTGAATAACAGTTCTGCAGTCGCCGTACTTAAGGATAAGAACGGCAATATTGACTCATTGGTTTTTGTAAAAGATTTTTCCCCGCTTCCTCACCCGCTGAACCAGGCAGCTTCGGCAGAAGGACAACTTGTATTTGCAGGCTATGGCATTGAGATCCCTGGTAAATATTCTGATTACACGGGAATCGATGTAAAAGGAAAGATCGTGATCGTATTGGCCGGTGCACCGGATGGATTATCCTCCACGCTGACCGCTCATTTTTCAAATGGCGGCAATAAACTGAATACGGCCTTTAATAAGGGCGCAGTGGGAATTATCGCAGTGAATCCAAATGCAAGACCATCTGCAAATCTCAGCCCGGTGCTTCAATCCAATGTTGCTTTAAACCCGGATAAATCAGTCGCTTACGGACGTGGGTTTACCGGCAACCTGAATGGCGTGCTTGCCGGCTCCAGGCAATTGTTCAACCGCCTGCTGATGAATTCGGGCAAGAATATTGAGCAACTGCTGGCCGACATCAAAAAAGGGAAGAACGCCTCGCTTGAGCTTCCGTACAGTATTTCTTTTTCTTACAGTACCACACACAGCGATTTTGAAAGTTATAATGTGATCGGTTTAATTCCGGGATCCGATAAGAATTTAAAGAATGAATATGTTGTTCATTCGGCACACCTTGATCACGTAGGTATTGGCAGGGCAGTAAATGGTGATTCCATTTATAACGGCGCACACGACAATGCATCGGGTGTGGCTTCCTTACTGGAGATCGCCCGGGTATACCGGTCTTCCGGGGCAAAACCAAAGCGCTCCATATTAATTGTGATGGTTACTGCGGAAGAAATGGGATTGCTCGGCTCTTCCTATTTTGCTGCAAATCCGACAGTACCCGCTGCTTCCATTGTTGCCGATGTAAATACAGACATGCCTACGGTAATAGCGCCGCTCCTGTCTGTAGTACCGCTGGGTGCCGAACATTCAAGCATCATGGGTAATGTACAATTTGCGGCCGGTTACCTGGGCCTTGATGTAGAGAAGGACCCGGAACCCAACGAAAACCGGTTTGTGCGCAGCGACCAGTATAGTTTTGTGGTGAACGGAATTCCGGCCTTACACATCAAATACGGTAATAAGAGCAATGTTCCGGGTTTTGATATGGTTGCTTTTGTAAAACAATGGCGGGCCAAATATTATCACCAGGCTGCAGACGGCATGGATGGCATCTTCAATTTTACGGCCGCAAAGACCTATGTTCAATTGAATTTTCTCATCAGTTATTCCATTGCCCAAACCCCGCAACGGCCGGTATGGAATAAAGGAGACCTGTTCGCAGTTTCAAGATAA
- a CDS encoding cupin domain-containing protein: MKPLLFALLLTTTIISTAQLKPVPSGVYVWNDLPVKKEAQRESRKIAEGTTNEFEYFEIHATTQYKGALPRPPHAQDDIEELIIIKEGKLTCSIGNRSAELTAGSVLLIPPQEMQTFENTGDGPVTYYVLMFRSRQPMNMERSTKAGGTLLLNIDSLAYTEKNDKGTRKYFDRPTAMCANYEMHTTTLNKTGPSHAPHQHIDTEIILLISGEVEMTIEGKTYRGGAGDLFLAESGKMHGVANASDKPCTYFAFKWR, encoded by the coding sequence ATGAAGCCTTTATTATTTGCCTTACTGTTAACGACCACCATTATCAGCACTGCACAACTCAAACCGGTTCCATCGGGCGTTTATGTCTGGAACGACCTGCCTGTAAAGAAAGAAGCACAACGGGAATCCCGTAAAATTGCAGAAGGTACAACCAACGAGTTTGAATACTTTGAGATACATGCAACTACACAATACAAGGGAGCCCTGCCCAGGCCGCCACATGCACAGGATGATATTGAAGAACTCATCATCATCAAAGAAGGCAAACTTACATGTTCTATCGGGAACAGATCAGCCGAATTAACTGCCGGCAGCGTGCTGCTGATACCTCCGCAGGAGATGCAGACCTTTGAAAATACCGGCGACGGGCCCGTCACCTATTACGTGCTGATGTTCCGTTCCAGGCAACCGATGAACATGGAAAGAAGTACAAAGGCCGGCGGCACTTTATTGCTCAACATCGATTCACTGGCCTACACCGAAAAGAACGATAAGGGCACCCGTAAATATTTTGACCGCCCTACCGCCATGTGTGCAAACTATGAAATGCATACCACCACGCTGAATAAGACCGGCCCCAGTCATGCGCCCCACCAGCATATAGACACCGAGATCATTTTACTGATCAGCGGTGAAGTTGAAATGACCATCGAAGGCAAGACCTACCGGGGCGGCGCCGGCGACCTCTTCCTTGCAGAAAGCGGAAAAATGCACGGCGTTGCCAATGCATCGGATAAGCCCTGTACGTATTTTGCATTCAAGTGGAGGTGA
- a CDS encoding purine-nucleoside phosphorylase has protein sequence MSIHISAKKGEIARIVLLAGDPLRAKHIADNMLADVKLVNSTRNAFYFTGTYKGVSVTVGASGMGCPSIGIYSYELFNEYDVACIIRIGTAGAYEVSTKVYDVINADKAFSESTYASEAFGIIGNCITHQGMAYDIINETATKMNIPVKAVNIHSSDVFYRSQGGKPPLAEKNDCVCVEMEAFALFANAQYLKKMAATILTISDVIPTHESMSADQRQNSLDNMTKLALESVVAISKRI, from the coding sequence ATGAGTATACACATCAGCGCAAAAAAAGGCGAAATTGCCCGGATCGTTCTGTTGGCCGGCGACCCGTTGCGGGCGAAACATATTGCTGATAATATGCTGGCGGATGTGAAGCTGGTGAACAGTACCCGGAATGCTTTTTATTTTACCGGCACCTATAAGGGAGTTTCCGTTACCGTGGGCGCCAGCGGAATGGGTTGCCCTTCCATCGGCATCTATTCGTACGAACTATTCAACGAATACGATGTAGCCTGCATTATCCGCATCGGAACGGCCGGGGCTTACGAAGTGAGCACAAAAGTGTATGATGTGATCAATGCAGATAAGGCATTCAGCGAATCAACCTATGCCAGCGAGGCTTTTGGGATCATCGGCAACTGCATCACCCACCAGGGAATGGCTTATGATATCATCAATGAAACGGCCACCAAAATGAATATACCGGTGAAGGCGGTCAATATCCATTCCAGCGATGTGTTTTACCGGAGCCAGGGTGGTAAACCTCCGCTGGCAGAAAAGAATGATTGTGTTTGTGTAGAGATGGAGGCCTTTGCCTTGTTTGCCAATGCGCAATACCTGAAAAAGATGGCTGCCACCATTCTTACGATCTCGGATGTTATTCCTACGCATGAAAGCATGTCGGCCGACCAGCGGCAGAACTCCCTCGATAACATGACGAAGCTGGCATTGGAATCCGTGGTGGCGATCAGCAAAAGAATTTGA
- a CDS encoding Gfo/Idh/MocA family oxidoreductase, producing the protein MNTINWGIIGCGDVTELKSGPAFNKVPGSALVAVMRRNAEKAASYARRHNVPRWYSDAGQLINDPGVNAIYIATPPSSHEEYTIAAINAGKPVYVEKPMALDYEAAKRMADAAKEKNIKLVVAHYRREWPMFKKIKELLGNNAIGEPLLVQLEFYRPALTSEELSIEKNAWRVDPSVSGGGLFHDLAPHQLDILYWLFGNAKKIHGTASDQNKLYAAHDTVAGEMVFESGMVFNGNWCFAASGSKDHCEITGSTGKLSFGFFSGNSIELLINNQTTRFDFEPLQHVQQPMIGKVVQYFLDEVDNPCSAGEGVEVMRWMDKMTVK; encoded by the coding sequence ATGAACACGATCAACTGGGGCATCATCGGCTGCGGCGATGTGACCGAACTAAAAAGCGGGCCGGCATTTAATAAAGTTCCCGGCTCTGCCCTGGTGGCTGTTATGCGTCGTAATGCAGAAAAAGCCGCAAGCTACGCCCGACGGCATAATGTTCCCCGCTGGTATAGTGATGCAGGTCAACTCATCAACGATCCGGGAGTGAATGCGATCTATATTGCCACGCCGCCATCCTCGCATGAAGAATATACGATCGCCGCCATCAATGCCGGTAAACCGGTGTACGTTGAGAAGCCGATGGCCCTGGATTATGAAGCCGCCAAAAGAATGGCAGATGCCGCAAAAGAAAAAAATATAAAACTGGTGGTAGCGCATTACCGGCGTGAGTGGCCGATGTTTAAAAAGATAAAAGAGTTACTCGGTAATAATGCCATTGGTGAACCCCTGCTTGTACAGCTTGAGTTTTATCGCCCTGCACTGACCAGCGAAGAGCTTTCCATTGAAAAAAATGCCTGGCGGGTAGATCCTTCCGTTTCTGGCGGCGGGCTTTTTCATGACCTGGCCCCACACCAGCTGGATATACTGTACTGGCTTTTTGGCAATGCAAAAAAGATACACGGCACCGCATCAGATCAAAACAAACTGTATGCAGCACACGATACCGTTGCCGGCGAAATGGTATTTGAAAGCGGAATGGTGTTTAACGGCAACTGGTGTTTTGCTGCTTCCGGAAGCAAAGACCATTGCGAAATAACCGGCAGCACTGGTAAACTGAGCTTTGGTTTTTTCAGCGGCAACAGCATTGAACTGCTCATCAACAACCAAACCACCCGTTTTGATTTTGAACCCCTGCAGCATGTACAGCAGCCGATGATCGGAAAAGTAGTGCAGTATTTTCTGGATGAGGTTGATAATCCCTGCAGTGCAGGGGAAGGAGTGGAGGTGATGAGGTGGATGGATAAGATGACGGTTAAATGA